One Stigmatopora nigra isolate UIUO_SnigA chromosome 1, RoL_Snig_1.1, whole genome shotgun sequence DNA segment encodes these proteins:
- the tmem51a gene encoding transmembrane protein 51a, protein MRSSSDGQSNFNGRGQTNDNNNNNNNVINENSGNSGSQYALCALGVGLVALGIVMIVWSVVPASPTGNNSSSAGGGGGEADSSENRKSKASSVAFVLVGSGVVMLLLSLCLGMRNKQREQRRLQEAQNHRGVTARENGDVEIAQQDTQRYAVPTYEEAVGSGQYPVRQSNLQPSSSQLPSYDDLVQVDGVQYEFEGSEVADPRSQPGSESGSTNASASNRKPGKSGRKLLPIKIRRIKSEKVPNSQPSAGISIEPLTPPPQYDDKVPPL, encoded by the exons ATGCGTTCCAGTTCAGATGGACAATCAAACTTCAACGGTCGAGGCCAaacaaatgacaataataacaacaacaacaacgtaaTCAACGAGAACAGTGGAAATTCTGGTTCCCAGTATGCACTCTGCGCCCTGGGCGTTGGACTTGTGGCCCTTGGCATTGTGATGATCGTCTGGAGCGTGGTGCCTGCAAGCCCGACTGGTAACAACAGCAGTAGTGCAGGTGGTGGAGGAGGTGAAGCGGATTCTTCTGAAAACAGGAAGAGCAAAGCTTCCTCTGTGGCCTTTGTCCTGGTGGGCTCAGGGGTGGTCATGCTACTGCTGTCCTTGTGCCTGGGAATGAGGAACAAGCAGAGGGAGCAGCGGAGGCTCCAGGAAGCACAAAACCACAGAGGTGTGACAGCCCGGGAGAATGGGGATGTAGAAAT TGCCCAGCAAGACACCCAACGCTATGCTGTACCCACCTATGAGGAGGCAGTAGGCAGTGGGCAATACCCTGTCCGCCAGAGCAACCTTCAGCCCAGCTCATCCCAACTTCCCTCCTACGACGACTTGGTCCAAGTTGACGGAGTGCAGTATGAATTTGAAGGTTCAGAGGTGGCAGATCCCAGATCACAGCCTGGTTCTGAATCCGGTTCCACCAATGCTTCGGCTTCGAATCGAAAACCTGGTAAAAGTGGCCGCAAGCTCCTACCCATAAAAATCCGTAGGATTAAATCAGAGAAGGTGCCCAATTCTCAACCATCTGCTGGGATAAGTATAGAACCTCTCACTCCACCACCACAGTATGACGACAAGGTGCCACCCCTTTGA